The stretch of DNA atcatgcaataggggcagcaggtacaattcttacgccctataTGCAGGGCcagtgtgtaaatacaaatataacataaacaatgtagctTTTCTacacgtgtgtaaatacaaatgtagaaaagctacattgtttatgttactaccttacctctttgagcaatgcttccgtgcgtatgataaataaacaatgttgtacaatgtacaattttgcacattccgatgacgtcgcaatgtttacatattgtttgtcggtgagtctgtgttgttcgctacaacatgtagatctacatcctatttgtattttgaatatctttggttgtacgcaaatggataagatatgtcaggacaacatcagtctttgagttgcataagtttaaccaaaacgacctagcacgataATGCATTTTGTTCGCCTCAagggacagacaagtcctgtacgttatctactgtgaatcggcgagagtaggccttactgtatacacaatgtacgtttgggtgtttcgaaatatcaatgaaacggaatcctacaattgtactttacaatacttgtaatagatatctctaatatttattgaagtgtttgaaacaacaatataaatataagctaacattttgagagcggtaaacgtGTACAGTAGTGGGcttacctgtgtttgtacatgttcctagaaacgacgtccgatacattttaaaatccccaaaatccggaaataatgacatggaactatctaaacatccgtgtattcaagtaatttcaaacgtgaactgattaagtaaaACTCAAGtcatcacaaaattgaagaatttCTCTGTCACACATCCTTGACACAGGcagtttgaatcggacgccgcgtcacaactacgttaaatatcctgcacGTTATGAATTatgtaagcgtgtgtaatcatacgaagTAAAAGATTAAAATTTTAGAATTTCCGCCAATTCGAGTGGCTGTTcgaaatgcctgtcggaaccaaacggtataatgccataaacactattaagggtaaaAGTTGAGCTATggaaataatagttaagacagtaaatataaggattaaagtctctttctggtggttctatcgaaggatgaAGGAtgaagttgagtagggtatcgatatttggaatggaccgcttagagactttaatccttaataAGAAtcaacaaaatgtgtttttacagACTCAAGTTTGGTTTAGCTATCacgaataataataaaaaattaaataaggGTGTGTGATAGATAACACTTGTTGTTAAGTGATACCTAAGTTTTTCTTATTCAACAATAATATGTTACCTTTCATGAATTGTGTCATTGTGATGTCTTGTCGTTATTTGAAGCATGTAATgtcacaatctgattaaaatacagatcctttaaCCACTACGTTCAATAGAGGATTTTAAAACATGCTATCAgaggtcatgttcggatgaccatTTTACCACGTGATCAAATGCATACTGGGGCGAAATTGGAGTTACCAATTGACATAACACTGTAgaaaacgtttgtttgtttgtttgattcaattaacgtactattaacaactagggtcatgtaaggacggctccTATGTATGTAGTGGGTAGCGATTGTGGAGTGCGAGGTGTTTGTTTTGGGACACTGCGGTATACtcatattgtgtcttcttgtatagtggaactgttgtccttttatagtgctatatcacggaagcatgccaccgaagacaccaagcaacacgtcccacccggtcacattatactgacaatgggcgaaacagtcgttttatagtgctatatcacggAAGCATGATATAGCTCTATAAatggacaacagttccactatacaagaagacacaatatgaatataccgcagtgtCTTGtcaacgctcaactcaaggccaaaagaaaacaaagtcagttaggaagaagatcctaaatttagtcaccttttacgatcatgtaataggggcagcaagtacaattctaacgcacTGCCTGCCAAATACACGAGAATCTAtgtgtttgttttcgtcagttggtagGTTCATATCAGTGAAGAAGCACTCAAGATGTGAATAGAATGTAACAAATGGCAGGTCAGCTAGAATACAGATCGAGTACTTGGGGACGTCAAAAACATGACAGTCTAATGTTAATTCAGCTTTTCATGAAAAggaaattttagttttaaatcaAGGTGTATTTTCATGCAATATTCCATATATTATCTTCCTAGACAGTACTGCTTCagtatagttttattttagagtAATCAGGCTTTTTCTTACCCTCATAAGGTTAAATTATGACTCTGCATGTAGGGCGTTATATGATGATCGtagaaggcgactaaatttaagatatctattctttcttcctaacttactttcttcttccttatTAGGTCTCCCTTGACGTcacctcatttttggccttctGTCGAACGCTCACCTGTAAGGAGGGCTTTGGATTCTGTCCCCACTATGAAAGAGACGCATCATTCTATAAAATGAAGTTTCTGCTCATTGTTAGCGCTTATTAGGCCTATTAAGGGAGtaggacaactggttcgcccattgacagtataatgtgaccgagtggggaatgttgcttagtgtcttatAAACACGAATACACAACACAAGTAGAcctataccgcagtctcccaaaacgcaTACCACGCACTTTGTGCACACCGCATGCATGAGAGACCGTTTTTACATGACCCTGAGCTGTTAACGGGACGTTAATTCATCgaacaaatgaataaaaataaagagaGTATAgacttccactatacaagaaatcAACGCAAATATACTGCAGTATCCCAAAACACGTACCAGGTAGTCCATACATGTAACACAGCACACacaatctagctctgatttattaccgtttatgggtaaaaTTCCCCTCATGCaatgaattcccctctggcctaaaattGCCTAAGATTTAAAAGCTTTTGAAGCTAAAAAAATGaccgtttttgtaacaaaatttcccctgtgacttatttttctttaatttttctagacttttgtttgcaaatttcttctCATCTATCATACAactactgcatattttatgataaactaaaaattttcattattgagcttaaatcttgctttactaaatctaaaaataaaattagttgttttacagtactttttcgtcaaaatcaatttaattttggaccaaaataagaaaattcaaattcccctatatttcgTCAAACTTTCCCCCTATTTTGaaaagggtagtttcccccaaaacctagattgatccctgcaCATCCAGGTCGTCCCTAAATGACCATTGGCGTTATTTTAAATGTCATCTCCCCTACGACATTTAAGTACCTTTTGTAATTATGTTTGTTTcctttttgtttgattaattaacgtcctacatgtattaacagccagggtcatgtaaggacggccttccatgtatgcagtgtacagcatgtgtgtaatgtgaggtgtgttttttgggagactgcggtatattcgtgttgtgacttcttgtatagtggaattgttgcccatttcatagtgctatatcactgaagcatgctgccaaagataccaagcaacacaacccacccggtcacattataaagacaaaatttgTTTCCtaactttttaggtcatctgaccgaaggtcaggatgacctattgtcatcgtgttttgtccgccgtccgccgtgcgtaagactatttatataaatgagcctgttccgacccctaggggctgaggggtggggccccaaaagggcaaattttcttattttaagctttaaaatcctactcctccttgaTCTTTGGGTTGatatcatccatatttggtgtgaaactccattagggaaggacaatatattttatataaatgagccttgtccgacccctagggtcagataggcggggccccaaaagggcaaattttcttaatttaatctttaaaatcctactcctcctttatccttggttgatttcatccatatttggtgtaaaatatcattggggaaggacaattaaattttatataaatgagcctggtcagactcctaggggctgaggggtggggcccccaatggggaaattttcttaatttaagctttaaaatcctactccttctccatccttggatgaatttcatccatatttagtgtgaaacatcatttgtgaaggacaatcatattttatatatatgagataagtccgacccctaggggctgagggatggggccccaaatggggaaattttcttattttagctttaaaatcatactcctccttcatccttggatggatttcatccatatttagtgtgaaacatcattggggaagggcaatcatattttatatatatgagataggtccgacccctaggggctgaggggtggggccccaaatggggaaattttctaatttaagctttaaaatcttactcttcctccatccttggatgaatttcattcatatttggtgtgaaacatcattggggaaggacaatcatattatatatatatgagataagtccgacccctaggggctgagggatggggccccaaatggggaaattttcttattttagctttaaaatcatactcctccttcatccttggatggatttcatccatatttagtgtgaaacatcattggggaagggcaatcatattttatatatatgagataggtccgacccctaggggctgaggggtggggccccaaatggggaaattttctaatttaagctttaaaatcttactcttcctccatccttggatgaaatttcattcatatttggtgggaaacatcattggggaaggacaatcatattatatatatatgagataggtccgacccctaggggctgaggggtgggccccaaaatggcaaattttcttaagattagctggcccacttcctgtttttaagtttcggtctccgatctcaatgaaaattggtttataGGGGGTTTTAATTAATGccgaacaacatacaaacattttcgttaaagattttggtattccaagatggccgctggcccacttcctgtttttagGTCTCattctccgatctcaatgaaaattggtctataggggttttaattgattcagaatggggaactttaggtgaggaaaatcatatttcataaaggaccaggctaagacccatggggatagtacggcggaggtccaaactGGGAGCTTTGCTacatatttggctttaaaatctgactccttatattaatccttgaatgggttacaaccatatatggatgaagggcaaccaagtttgttcaacaaatgacatttacctatttcagaaacttacatattcaactaaggagttccttgtattatttatattaattgttaaccactactttatactgtgactgttgttttgtgccatgggtcagatgaccgttaaggcccatgggcctcttgttgtttaatgttatcacttcctggttttttttcctCAAAAtcatggccctgcaggtagggcgttagaattgtacctgctgcccctattgcatgatcgtaaaaggcgactaaatttaggatcttatcttttcacttcttcctaaccgactttatctttcctaatgcctcccttggcaccgcctcacatttggcctagagttgagcgttcgcccctgtgaggaaggctctgggttctgtcccctggccgagacacaccaaagtctataaaagtggtagtttctgctcccgcttagcgttcagcatacagggagtgggacgactggttcgccggttgtcagtataacgtgaccgggtggggtgtgttgcttggtgtcttcggcggcatgcttcagtgatatagcactataaaaagggcaaaagttccactatacaagaagacactacatgaatataccgcagtctcccaaaacacgcacctcgcacaacatacacgcaacacacagcatacatgggaggccgtccttacatgaccctggctgttaataggacgttaatttatcaaacaaacaaacaaacaaatcctcAAAATCAACACTTTTCTTCAAATGTTCTTCCTTTAGTTTAAGGTTTTTTGATGTCATGTAAGACATTTTATTGGCCTGTTTAtgagttttttttctataaagaaTTCTCAAGTCTCGtttttacatgaccatagctgttaataggacgttaattaatcaagcaaacaaatatcCAAGTTCTTTACTTTCTTCTTCAAATTTTTCACTTTAATTTTCCACTTTATTTCTTTTCCGTACAttttctcctgtttttgattcaatatttttttctgccGATTCAATCTCTTTGtgtaattttcttttttgaGACTTGTCAGTTACTGTTTTAGATCCACATTGTCTCTTTTAAGTGTTTGatgtttttctttaattatttgtaatttttcaatGTTATCATTGTTCTTCTCCAGGATTGTCTCTAATCTATTGACATGATCTCTTTCCTTTTGAATAGTATCTCTAAGGACagcattttcaaaatttaaattttcatttacttGGTGTAAATCCCTCTGATCATTTACAAGTTTTTTGCAAATAGaagacagtttttttttatttttcactttttcatcACTTgcatggccctgcaggtagggcgttagaattgtacctgctgcccctattgcatgatcgtaaaaggcgactaaatttaggatcttctcttttctcttcttcctaactgactttatctttcctaatgcctcccttggcaccgcctcacttttggccttgagttgagcgttcgctcctgtgaagaaggctctgggttctgtcccctggccgagacacaccaaagtctataaaagtggtagtttctgctcctgcttagcgttcagcatacagggagtgggacgactggttcgccggttgtcagtataacgtgaccgggtggggtgtgttgcttggtgtcttcggcggcatgcttcagtgatatagcactataaaaagggcaacagttccactatacaagaagacactacatgaatataccgcagtctcccaaaacacgcacctcgcacaacatacacgcaacacacagcatacatgggaggccgtccttacatgaccctggctgttaataggacgttaatttatcaaacaaacaaacaaacaaacaaatcctcAAAATCAACACTTTTCTTCAAATGTTCTTCCTTTAGTTTAAGGTTTTTTGATGTCATGTAAGACATTTTATTGGCCTGTTTATGAGTTTTTTTCTATAAAGAATTCTCAAGTCTCGtttttacatgaccatagctgttaataggacgttaattaatcaagcaaacaaatatcCAAGTTCTTTACTTTCTTCTTCAAATTTTTCACTTTAATTTTCCACTTTATTTCTTTTCCGTACAttttctcctgtttttgattcaatatttttttctgccGATTCAATCTCTTTGtgtaattttcttttttgaGACTTGTCAGTTACTGTTTTAGATCCACATTGTCTCTTTTAAGTGTTTGatgtttttctttaattatttgtaatttttcaatGTTATCATTGTTCTTCTCCAGGATTGTCTCTAATCTATTGACATGATCTCTTTCCTTTTGAATAGTATCTCTAAGGACagcattttcaaaatttaaattttcatttacttGGTGTAAATCCCTCTGATCATTTACAAGTTTTTTGCAAATAGaagacagtttttttttatttttcactttttcatcACTTgcatggccctgcaggtagggcgttagaattgtacctgctgcccctattgcatgatcgtaaaaggcgactaaatttaggatcttctcttttctcttcttcctaactgactttatctttcctaatgcctcccttggcaccgcctcacttttggccttgagttgagcgttcgctcctgtgaagaaggctctgggttctgtcccctggccgagacacaccaaagtctataaaagtggtagtttctgctcctgcttagcgctcagcattccgggagtgggacgactggttcgcccctTGTCAttaaaatgtgaccgggtggggtgtgttgcttggtgtcttcggcggcatgcttcagtgatacagcactctaaaaagggcaacagttccactatacaagaaggcacaacatacacgcaagcactgcatacatgggaggccgtgcttacatgaccatagctgttaaaaggacgttaattaatcaaacaaacaaagttttcaacatacataaagcataaaaactGAACGTTCACAGTGCAAAATTTTGTCTGTTGTAACCAATATATATGAAGTATCATACATGCTTGTTGATGATTTTAAATGAGTTTATCTGCTTAATTCACCATATGTTATGgtttacaataaatgtattgttaaaaGATTAACCTTTTTAATTTAGCCCTGTTATGGTACATATAGCTTTAAACAAAACTACTTTAAAGACATTATGTGTTAATTATCTACTTCTAGAAAGTCCAGTGTCCACAAATCGTTCCATGGACAGCGCAATATCTTTCAAACTCCAGTTACCCCCCTTTTCACGTCATGAACATGAGAACCGTTTCGAGTTTATATTCATCCGTGTTACTCCGAGCTGTTGTAAGGCTTTGTTTCGCCTACGCACAGGCAAATCACAGACATCCGGTACTTCTTTGTCATCACTCATATCCCTGAACACATCGTCCAACAGGTCCTGGTGATATAAACATGACTGCTGAACTTTCATCTGGCGAATTTGTACGTAAATGTGAAGAAACTGTTTCGATAAATCCTGGTTCTTTTCCGCAATTTCTTTctgaaaagtaaaaaaaaaatagtttaatttgctaaaacaatttcaaaacttTCTCATAGAGATCCTTCTATTGTTCTCCTGGATCAGTGCTCAAAACGATGATACACCGTATGTGTATTGTGGTAGAGGTATGAGGTCTAGAAATGAAAGTATGGGACGGGTAGGATGTGTTGCttggcaatctgattaaaatacagatcattatCACCACTACcttaaatagaggatctgacaacatcacatcaggggtcatgttcggatgacctttttaccTCGTGTACTTTAgattaaatgcattttctacacattgttACGCCAGCTGTTAGAATTTTATTttgtcccagtatacatatagatttagctttattgtgctctaaGCAAGATGACaatatacatgaaaataattctagcagctttttcaaactatttcgtctccagtcaagattctggcagcaacaacttgattggtcatttccaaaggtcaccagcAGCTGAcccctaatgagatgttgtcagatcttctTATTAACGTatctgtattttaaacaaattgttttgCTTGGTACCTTGGCATTATGCTTCAGTGGTATATAGCACCAAAACACCCAGCAcatacacactacatacatgaaaggccgtccttacaagaccctgtttataggacgttatttaatgaaacaaggacatagtcattcagatcccccgccaatggagagctaaatcaattaatgcattaattttatatgctagtaagagtatagggaaagtatttaaaaacccaactgcaattgaagaatatatacaaaacatatttatggtttttttttaaaaagtgaaaccaattttgaaaacatttgcttctttgaaaaataccagaattgatcttagctttaacaaagttcagcagctaacagtgcgatttttgatttgttttaaacagcgaCGAATTACATAGGAATTAAGTGAATGTTCATAGTAATTGAGTTTGATATATCTGAGTTTTActgcatgcatattaaataaaaagtaaagcataatacaaaattagaagtcctacataaaatgtgtctctgaagtttcatggaaatatatctgctagttttagagttgtgctccggaaacgattctttcacaaaaatttgccattttcagcaatgtttccatggttacagaaaaaagtacaaaaagtgaaaaccttaaagtagcaaaaggcactactagaccataagactaacgtgtctatggagttccgtgcatatatctcaaccggttttccttgttatgctccggaaacgattcttacacaaaaatctgccattttcagcaatgtttccatggttacagaaaaaagtacaaaaagtgaaaaccttaaaatagcaaaaggcactactagaccataagaccaatgtgtctatgaagtttcgtggaaatatctctactggttttagagttatgctccggaaaccattcgtacggacggacggacggacggacggaacccatttgtatatcccccgccaacttcgttgggcgggggataacaaaCAAACGGCAGTGGAATGTCGTCTTGAAATGACAGAACTCTCCGATAGGAATGCCAGTGTGATACGTggcaaaatgaaataaaaccaaagtcatataaatgtttttttttttttttttttttttttctgtctaataagaattaaaaaaaattgtcaaccGAGTTCTACATTTTCATTGAtctctttttctattttttggTTTAAATTGCCTTCCTTATTTTCAAATTAGACAGTTTTCCGTTTTCTTGGAAATATTTCCGGGCAATAAATTTGTTTAGTAATGCATTGCAACGACTTCTGCACATTGTGTATTTTGATCTCAAATAATGATGATGTTAAGAAAAAATCTAATTTCTGTCTTTTGCTATTAATGTACTTATAGTAACACACATGTAGTTGATTCTATCAAATTGAATGTAGCCACTATTggatatcaatttcaaataaacGTTaaaatgttgggttttttttcaaaatccgGTCGTTACTTCGATTCCTTCAGCAATATCACAAAAATGTCAATCAATGTGATATTTATTGCAGATCTAGTTAAATTAACACCGATTTTTAACGGAAGTCTGGGAGAGCATAGCAATAAACTGTCTTTAGTAACATTAcagaaattattattttaatagaAAATCAATTTTCCGATACAGAACATAATTAAACGAGGAATCAAGCTTTATTATGGGCTTCTGAATGTTATGGTTTCAcaaattgacattttttgtGGCAGTATTACCACGACTGGCTCTCAGCATTCACATCAGATTCTGTAGCTTCTACTACATCGTTGTACCAAAGatcatattaaatatgaaattgcaccctaatacattttcaaacgtTTAACGCTCTTTCGATATTTTATTAAAGAAGACTCATACGTGAAAGTGAGATACATTATGTATGGCGAAAGCCATATTATCTTATTCAAATGTCAGTTTTATTTTGCAAATcagaaaaatgcaaaatttaatttcaaattgacaatatcatttgaaatttttcatattaccgcattttcatattgtttcgtTTTagtatggaagaaaaaaaatcaaacaggtctgtcaggtggacaggaatagctcaaccctcgtgaaagattgtTTGCTATCAACCAAAGGCTtgacgagggttgagatatccctttAATCCTGACTGGTCAATGTAATATTCTATTAGTCTCCCTTGACGCCTTGACCTTCAGTTGGGCGCTCGTCcctttgaggaaggctctgggttatgtgACTTGGCATTCGGCATAATGGGAGTAGGATGACTGGTGTTGCCTTTGTCggcataatgtgaccgggtgaatGTGATGTCGAGGATAAATGGGCAACAATTAAGATTATTGCAGGAAGACACAACGATCCTgcagcttcccaaaacatacacacaaaaCATTGCATACAAGGGAACCGTCCCGGCAGTTCAATGTTATCACTCTAATATGAAAACGTTCAAGTGACTTGGCAGAGACAGTAATTTAATTTCTTCAGCTTGACTGATTTATGTTATACACTTCATTCACTATAAGCAATGACTGATGTATAAAAGAAATGAATGATAACCACTAATTTTTCATGCGCTTCGTGACGCTTCTCGTTCTACCTACCCTTGAATCCTGTACATATTTAAGTTTCTCAGACATATTCATCCGCTGGATCATGCTTTCCTTTTCGGAGCTTCCTTCCTGTGCTTTACATTCTGTGAGGTCACTAAGCATGGTTCCACTAGATATTTTCCGATAGCCTCGTCTGGTTGCCATGTATTGCCTTCCCGACGACTTCCGGTTCAAATCCGGAAGTGGGTCTAGTTTCAATCGTTTAGTAATGTCAATTAAATCCATCAAGTAATTTTTCTCCTGCATGATATCCAAAGGAGTTTAGACACAAAAACCCTTGACAGTATTAAGGTTTCGATAATATCTTTCAAAATCTCATGTATCGTACTATTTCCTCTTGTGCGATACTC from Argopecten irradians isolate NY chromosome 15, Ai_NY, whole genome shotgun sequence encodes:
- the LOC138309033 gene encoding protein FAM167A-like, with protein sequence MQEKNYLMDLIDITKRLKLDPLPDLNRKSSGRQYMATRRGYRKISSGTMLSDLTECKAQEGSSEKESMIQRMNMSEKLKYVQDSRKEIAEKNQDLSKQFLHIYVQIRQMKVQQSCLYHQDLLDDVFRDMSDDKEVPDVCDLPVRRRNKALQQLGVTRMNINSKRFSCS